Proteins encoded in a region of the Bacillus sp. T3 genome:
- the infA gene encoding translation initiation factor IF-1 — protein sequence MAKDDVIEVEGTVVETLPNAMFKVELENGHSVLAHVSGKIRMHFIRILPGDKVTVELSPYDLTRGRITYRFK from the coding sequence ATGGCGAAAGATGATGTAATTGAAGTAGAAGGTACAGTAGTTGAAACTTTGCCAAATGCCATGTTTAAGGTAGAATTAGAAAATGGTCATTCTGTGTTAGCTCATGTTTCTGGAAAAATCCGCATGCACTTCATTCGGATTTTACCAGGGGATAAAGTGACTGTTGAGCTATCCCCTTATGATCTAACTCGCGGAAGAATCACGTATCGCTTTAAATAG
- the rpsM gene encoding 30S ribosomal protein S13 — protein sequence MARIAGVDVPREKRVVISLTYIYGIGKPTAEKILADAGVSEDTRVRDLTEEELNKIRDIIDKLKVEGDLRREISLNIKRLMEIGSYRGLRHRRGLPVRGQNTKNNARTRKGPRKTVANKKK from the coding sequence ATGGCACGTATTGCTGGTGTGGATGTTCCACGCGAAAAGCGTGTAGTAATCTCATTAACTTACATTTACGGAATTGGGAAACCAACTGCTGAGAAAATCCTAGCAGATGCTGGAGTTTCTGAAGATACACGTGTGCGTGATTTAACAGAAGAAGAATTAAATAAAATCCGTGACATTATCGACAAATTAAAGGTTGAAGGTGACCTTCGCCGTGAAATTTCGCTTAACATTAAGCGTTTAATGGAAATCGGATCATACCGTGGTCTTCGTCATCGTCGTGGATTGCCTGTTCGCGGACAAAATACGAAGAACAACGCTCGTACTCGTAAAGGTCCTCGTAAGACCGTTGCTAACAAGAAAAAATAA
- the rpmJ gene encoding 50S ribosomal protein L36: protein MKVRPSVKPICEKCKVIRRRGKVMVICENPKHKQKQG, encoded by the coding sequence ATGAAAGTAAGACCATCTGTTAAACCAATCTGTGAAAAATGTAAAGTTATTCGCAGACGCGGTAAAGTAATGGTTATCTGCGAAAACCCAAAACATAAACAAAAACAAGGTTAA